The Streptococcus sanguinis genome contains the following window.
TGGATTTGAGAGACAATACCGGCGGGAATATGTATCCGATGATTGCTGGACTGTCCTCTCTTTTGCCTGATGAAGACCTCTTCCAATTCGTTTATAAAAATGGAAGTAAGAGCCCGGTTTCTCGGTCAGATATTCTTAAGCAGCTTGGTCTGGAGCAGACTGATGAGAAAGCAAAGAAAGTGCCAATAGCTGTCCTTACCAATGGGAAGACAGGTAGCTCAGGAGAGATGACTGTTTTAGCTTTTAAGGGACTGGAAAACGTTAAAATATTTAGTCAGCCAACGGCAAGCTATACTACGGGAAATAATTATTATCAACTATATGATGGAGCGGTTTTGCTCTTGACTACCTCGAGTATCCTAGATCGCACGGGCAAGCTTTATGAGAATGAGGCCATTCAGCCCGATGTCCTAACAGACCAGCCTTTAAAAGAGGCGGAGCCTTGGTTGAAGGGACAGATGGGAGAATAGTTCATTGAAAGCAGTCAAAGAGACTGCTTTTCTGCTATAATAAAGAGAAGAACGAGGTGACAGATGATTCGTAAAGTAAAACTAAGAGATGTCGCAGCCATTCAGCGGCTCAATGCTGAGTGTCTGGGCTATGACTTCGATAGGGAAGCGACGGAGTCTCAACTGAAGAGGCTGCTAGAGAATGACCAGCATTTAATTTTGGTAGCTGAAGAAGGCGGTCAGGTCATAGGTTACGCTCATGCGGCTAGCTACGACTGTCTCTATTTCCCGTCCTTACTCAATCTCTTGGCTTTGGCTGTCGCTCAGGATTTTCAAG
Protein-coding sequences here:
- a CDS encoding GNAT family N-acetyltransferase — protein: MIRKVKLRDVAAIQRLNAECLGYDFDREATESQLKRLLENDQHLILVAEEGGQVIGYAHAASYDCLYFPSLLNLLALAVAQDFQGRGHGRALMQALREEAKAAGYTGIRINSGISRSSAHEFYRSLGCSEKADQKRFYWEF